One region of Streptomyces davaonensis JCM 4913 genomic DNA includes:
- a CDS encoding TetR/AcrR family transcriptional regulator has translation MASKNTTATKRADALRSIEAIVQAATECLGRNPEASLSEIARAAGVGRVTLYGHFASRAEVVDAAMSRAIDRGNEVLDTVDMTGDPRLALARYIETGWRLVDEARALLAAAQRELSAGRILELHAGPAARVEALVARGRAEGIFRTDLPVAWLVNVLHAVMHSAAEEIRAGRLTSERAADHITATVLAAFTPPGKAVPETGGGV, from the coding sequence ATGGCGAGCAAGAACACCACGGCCACCAAGCGCGCCGACGCGCTGCGCAGCATCGAGGCGATCGTGCAGGCCGCCACCGAATGCCTCGGACGCAACCCGGAAGCGAGCCTGAGTGAGATCGCGCGAGCCGCGGGCGTGGGCCGGGTGACGCTGTATGGCCACTTCGCCTCACGGGCGGAGGTTGTCGACGCCGCTATGAGCCGCGCCATCGACCGGGGCAACGAGGTCCTGGACACGGTGGATATGACCGGTGACCCGCGGCTCGCCCTGGCCCGGTACATCGAGACCGGCTGGCGCCTGGTCGACGAAGCGCGGGCGCTGCTCGCCGCCGCCCAACGGGAGCTGTCCGCCGGGCGCATCCTCGAACTGCATGCCGGGCCCGCCGCCCGGGTCGAGGCGCTGGTCGCCCGCGGCCGTGCCGAGGGGATCTTCCGTACGGACCTGCCGGTCGCCTGGCTGGTCAACGTGCTGCACGCGGTCATGCACAGCGCCGCAGAGGAGATCCGCGCCGGCCGCCTCACCTCCGAGCGGGCCGCCGACCACATCACCGCCACGGTGCTCGCCGCCTTCACACCGCCGGGCAAAGCAGTACCCGAAACCGGCGGCGGAGTGTAA
- a CDS encoding Fpg/Nei family DNA glycosylase codes for MPELPEVEALKDFLTEHLVGHEIVRVLPMAISVLKTYDPPLTAIEGHEVTAVHRHGKFLDLQTAGGPHLITHLARAGWLHWKDRLPDGPPKPGKGPLALRVALETGEGFDLTEAGTQKRLAVYVVQDPQQVPGIARLGPDPLADDFDEPRLAALLKDERRQIKGALRDQSLIAGVGNAYSDEILHAAKMSPFKLAAKLTPEETSTLYEALRTTLTEAVNRSRGVAAGRLKSEKKSGLRVHGRTGEPCPVCGDTIREVSFSDSSLQYCPTCQTGGHILADRRLSRLLK; via the coding sequence ATGCCGGAACTCCCCGAGGTCGAAGCGCTCAAGGACTTCCTCACCGAGCACCTGGTCGGCCATGAGATCGTCCGGGTGCTGCCGATGGCGATCAGCGTCCTCAAGACGTACGACCCACCCCTCACCGCGATCGAGGGCCACGAGGTCACCGCGGTGCACCGGCACGGCAAGTTCCTGGACCTTCAGACGGCGGGCGGCCCCCACCTGATCACCCACCTCGCCCGCGCCGGATGGCTGCACTGGAAGGACCGCCTCCCCGACGGCCCGCCCAAACCCGGAAAGGGCCCGCTCGCCCTGAGAGTCGCCCTGGAGACCGGCGAGGGCTTCGACCTGACCGAGGCGGGCACCCAGAAGCGCCTGGCGGTCTACGTGGTCCAGGACCCCCAACAGGTCCCCGGCATCGCCCGCCTGGGCCCCGACCCGCTGGCGGATGACTTCGACGAGCCCCGCCTCGCCGCCCTCCTCAAGGACGAGCGCCGCCAGATCAAGGGCGCCTTGCGCGACCAGTCCCTGATTGCCGGCGTCGGCAACGCGTACAGCGACGAGATCCTGCACGCGGCGAAGATGTCCCCGTTCAAACTGGCGGCCAAGCTGACCCCGGAGGAGACGAGCACCCTCTACGAGGCCCTGCGCACCACCCTCACCGAAGCGGTGAACCGCTCCCGGGGCGTCGCGGCGGGCCGCCTCAAGTCGGAGAAGAAGAGCGGTCTGCGCGTCCACGGCCGCACCGGCGAACCCTGCCCGGTCTGCGGCGACACCATCCGCGAGGTCTCCTTCAGCGACTCCTCCCTCCAGTACTGCCCCACCTGCCAGACCGGGGGTCACATCCTTGCTGACAGGCGACTTTCCCGCCTGCTCAAGTAG
- a CDS encoding SpoIIE family protein phosphatase, giving the protein MVDRGASALSLPDDWPAHPDPILALNRMGSFDWDLDNGLFHMDAQAFEVFDLRPEEFDGRPESLAVRVPRTEGHRLDAMVAQAMKDGSENYGAYFRMRRRDGSLRWTHTQGYIRRDATGRPRRIIGIVRDATQELSESAERRDRAQLDEARRQQTNVVDLTTAALAHARTVQDVIDVLKDTHGLTHLGATSLVMGLVEAGRIRLIAEGPAGSFVPGTRVTGIDEPYPMSEVVRTLAPRFIESPEEFADGYPILWPHITDLDITSAAYLPLIAQARPIGAMGLLYSDRHGFSPEERNVLVALGSSIAQSLQRAMFYEQEKDLATGLQQAMLPRTIPSVPGADVAVRYRAGTAAGTLGRDIGGDWYDLIPLPGGRVGAVIGDVQGHDTHAAAVMGQLRIVLRAYAAEGHMPATVMARASVFLHELDTDRFATCLYAEADLSTGVVQVVRAGHIDPLVRDPDGTCRRVAVEGGLPLGLSAEFGRLEYPVRTLELDPGHTLLLCTDGLVELPGVDLDEGMHALTALVADGSDDVRKLADRLIDVAEERGGDDDVALLLLRRRGVASPQTGGRLQQHVAPGDPEALTQARHMIRAAVRAWGSSERADEIELVADELITNALMHTEGSAVVTLRVLTGADVRLRVEVEDSSSALPRRREAGDEGVSGRGLLLVELLTDVWGVEARGTGKCVWCEFMVPGRN; this is encoded by the coding sequence ATGGTTGATCGGGGAGCGAGCGCCCTGTCACTCCCGGACGACTGGCCCGCCCACCCGGACCCGATCCTGGCGCTCAACCGCATGGGCAGCTTCGACTGGGACCTGGACAACGGCCTGTTCCACATGGACGCCCAGGCCTTCGAGGTCTTCGACCTGCGCCCCGAGGAATTCGACGGCCGTCCCGAGAGCCTCGCCGTCCGGGTCCCCAGGACGGAGGGACACCGCCTGGACGCGATGGTCGCCCAGGCGATGAAGGACGGCAGCGAGAACTACGGCGCCTACTTCCGCATGCGCCGCCGCGACGGCTCCCTTCGCTGGACCCACACCCAGGGCTACATCCGGCGCGACGCGACGGGCCGCCCGCGCCGCATCATCGGCATCGTCCGGGACGCCACCCAGGAGCTGAGCGAGAGCGCGGAGCGCCGCGACCGGGCCCAATTGGACGAGGCGCGCCGTCAGCAGACCAACGTTGTCGACCTGACGACCGCCGCCCTCGCGCACGCCCGCACGGTCCAGGACGTCATCGACGTACTCAAGGACACCCACGGCCTCACCCATCTGGGCGCCACCAGCCTGGTCATGGGACTGGTCGAGGCGGGCCGTATCCGGCTGATCGCCGAGGGCCCCGCCGGAAGCTTCGTCCCCGGCACCCGGGTCACCGGCATCGACGAGCCGTATCCGATGAGCGAGGTGGTACGGACCCTGGCCCCGCGGTTCATCGAGTCACCGGAGGAGTTCGCGGACGGCTACCCCATCCTGTGGCCGCACATCACCGACCTGGACATCACCTCGGCCGCCTACCTCCCGCTGATCGCCCAGGCCCGGCCGATCGGCGCGATGGGCCTGCTCTACAGCGACCGGCACGGCTTCTCGCCCGAGGAGCGCAATGTCCTCGTCGCCCTCGGCAGCAGCATCGCGCAGAGCCTTCAGCGGGCGATGTTCTACGAGCAGGAGAAGGACCTGGCCACCGGGCTCCAGCAGGCCATGCTGCCGCGCACCATCCCCAGCGTCCCCGGCGCCGACGTCGCCGTCCGCTACCGGGCGGGCACCGCCGCCGGCACCCTCGGCCGGGACATCGGAGGCGACTGGTACGACCTGATCCCGCTGCCGGGCGGCCGGGTCGGCGCGGTCATCGGCGACGTCCAGGGCCATGACACGCACGCCGCCGCCGTCATGGGCCAGCTGCGGATCGTGCTGCGCGCCTACGCGGCCGAGGGGCACATGCCCGCGACGGTGATGGCGCGCGCCTCCGTCTTCCTCCACGAGCTGGACACCGACCGGTTCGCGACCTGCCTGTACGCGGAGGCCGACCTGTCCACCGGTGTGGTGCAGGTGGTGCGCGCCGGGCACATCGACCCCTTGGTCCGGGACCCCGACGGCACCTGCCGCCGGGTGGCCGTGGAGGGCGGGCTGCCGCTCGGTCTGTCCGCCGAGTTCGGGCGTCTCGAGTACCCGGTGCGGACGCTGGAGCTGGACCCCGGCCACACGCTGCTGCTGTGCACCGACGGCCTGGTGGAGCTGCCAGGCGTCGACCTCGACGAGGGCATGCACGCGCTGACCGCCCTGGTCGCCGACGGCTCCGACGATGTGCGCAAGCTCGCCGACCGGCTGATCGACGTGGCCGAGGAGCGCGGCGGCGACGACGATGTGGCGCTGCTTCTGCTGCGGCGCCGGGGCGTGGCCAGCCCGCAGACCGGCGGCCGGCTCCAGCAGCACGTGGCGCCGGGCGACCCGGAGGCCCTCACCCAGGCCCGGCACATGATCCGCGCCGCCGTACGCGCCTGGGGTTCCAGCGAGCGGGCCGACGAGATCGAGCTGGTCGCCGACGAGCTGATCACCAACGCCCTGATGCACACCGAGGGCTCCGCGGTCGTCACCCTGCGGGTCCTGACCGGCGCCGACGTACGCCTGAGGGTGGAGGTCGAGGACTCCTCCAGCGCCCTGCCCCGCCGCCGCGAGGCAGGCGACGAGGGCGTCTCCGGCCGCGGCCTGCTCCTGGTCGAACTCCTCACCGACGTGTGGGGCGTGGAGGCCCGCGGCACCGGAAAGTGCGTCTGGTGCGAGTTCATGGTCCCGGGACGGAACTGA
- a CDS encoding DUF6777 domain-containing protein — protein sequence MGEADNGDELPEERREDEVRTPSGIPVTACALTAALLVTGCAGDDDKGSAASGELFLQPVAAAGPDPFTDSTATSTATPPPVTRTPQPASGGVRSYSGSTPGLYGGQERVGSCDVSRQIGHLAADAGRARAFAGAASIAQAGIPDYLRGLAPVVLRADTRVTNHGYREGGASAYQSVLQAGTAVLVDNRGLPRVRCACGNPLGAPQALRGSPGAKGGAWSGYRPERVVVVTPAPRVVTNITIINVVNNTWIERRIWHDVHHDRPVPRPEPLRPTPVPGDSLSPSNESTEPFDESTDPSGERTGFTDTPLMPTLTPEDTGTEAWPTVPDLDTTVPDETETFLDSPDEIGPESVPETPDLPDGGGLIPDATEDPSASGSIFGSPTDVFTG from the coding sequence GTGGGTGAAGCAGACAATGGCGACGAACTGCCCGAAGAGAGGCGGGAGGACGAGGTGCGAACCCCCAGCGGAATCCCGGTCACGGCCTGCGCGCTCACCGCGGCGCTCCTGGTCACCGGCTGCGCCGGAGACGACGACAAGGGCTCGGCGGCGAGCGGGGAACTGTTCCTCCAGCCCGTCGCTGCCGCGGGACCGGACCCCTTCACGGACTCCACCGCCACCTCGACGGCTACCCCACCGCCGGTCACCCGAACGCCGCAGCCGGCCTCGGGCGGCGTCCGCTCCTACTCCGGGTCCACCCCAGGGCTCTACGGCGGCCAGGAACGCGTCGGCAGCTGCGACGTGAGCCGCCAGATCGGCCACCTCGCCGCCGACGCGGGCAGGGCACGCGCCTTCGCCGGAGCCGCGAGCATCGCTCAGGCCGGGATCCCGGACTATCTGCGCGGCCTCGCCCCGGTCGTACTGCGTGCCGACACCCGGGTCACCAATCACGGTTACCGCGAGGGCGGGGCGTCCGCGTACCAGTCCGTCCTTCAGGCGGGCACCGCCGTCCTCGTCGACAACCGGGGTCTGCCCCGGGTGCGGTGCGCCTGCGGCAACCCGCTGGGGGCGCCGCAGGCGCTGCGGGGGAGCCCGGGTGCCAAGGGCGGCGCGTGGTCCGGCTACCGGCCCGAGCGGGTCGTCGTGGTGACTCCGGCGCCCCGAGTCGTCACCAACATCACGATCATCAACGTCGTCAACAACACCTGGATCGAACGGCGGATCTGGCACGACGTTCACCACGACCGGCCCGTCCCGCGCCCGGAACCGCTGAGGCCGACTCCGGTCCCGGGCGACAGTCTGTCCCCGAGCAACGAGAGCACCGAGCCCTTCGACGAGAGCACCGACCCCTCCGGCGAGCGCACCGGCTTCACGGACACCCCGCTCATGCCCACGCTCACCCCGGAGGACACCGGCACCGAGGCCTGGCCGACCGTGCCCGACCTCGACACCACCGTCCCCGACGAGACCGAGACCTTCCTCGACTCCCCGGACGAGATCGGCCCCGAGTCGGTGCCGGAGACCCCCGACCTGCCCGACGGGGGCGGGCTGATCCCCGACGCCACGGAGGACCCGTCCGCCTCCGGAAGCATCTTCGGCAGCCCGACGGACGTCTTCACCGGATGA
- a CDS encoding lipase maturation factor family protein — protein MEWFTASEYWLSRLVFQRALAALYLVAFLTAALQFRALIGERGLLPVPRYLARLPFKVAPSLFHLHYSDRFFAVCAWSGCAVSAALLAGVDALLPLWGAMLLWLVPWALYLSIVNVGQTWYSFGWESLLLEVGFLAVLLGNDEVAPPIVVLFLLRWILFRVEFGAGLIKMRGDDCWRKLTCLYHHHETQPMPGPLSWFFHHLPRPLHRAEAAANHVTQLVVPFLLFTPQPIATAAASLMILTQLWLVLSGNFSWLNWITIALALSALRLPDTAPSVPDAPVWYSAVVLAVSAVLLALSYRPVRNMISRRQVMNRSFDPLHLVNTYGAFGSVSRVRYEVVIEGTADDVPRADSDWREYEFKGKPGDPRRWPRQFAPYHLRLDWLMWFAALSPAYAGSWFGTLVERLLENDRATLRLLRRSPFPPDAPPRYVRARLFRYRYTTWRELRETGACWERTYVREFLPPTRLAAERAYP, from the coding sequence GTGGAGTGGTTCACCGCATCCGAGTACTGGCTGAGCCGGCTGGTCTTCCAGCGGGCCCTGGCCGCGCTGTATCTGGTCGCGTTCCTGACGGCGGCGCTCCAGTTCCGCGCGCTGATCGGTGAGCGGGGCCTGCTGCCCGTCCCGCGGTATCTGGCCCGGCTGCCGTTCAAGGTGGCGCCGAGCCTGTTCCACCTGCACTACTCGGACCGGTTCTTCGCGGTGTGCGCCTGGTCGGGCTGCGCGGTGTCGGCGGCGCTGCTCGCGGGTGTGGACGCGCTGCTTCCGCTGTGGGGCGCCATGCTGCTGTGGCTGGTGCCGTGGGCGCTGTACCTGTCGATCGTGAACGTCGGCCAGACCTGGTACTCCTTCGGCTGGGAGTCCCTGCTGCTGGAAGTGGGCTTCCTGGCCGTCCTGCTCGGCAACGACGAGGTGGCCCCGCCGATCGTGGTGCTGTTCCTGCTGCGCTGGATCCTGTTCCGCGTCGAGTTCGGGGCGGGGCTGATCAAAATGCGCGGCGACGACTGCTGGCGGAAGCTGACCTGTCTCTACCACCACCACGAGACGCAGCCGATGCCGGGCCCGCTGAGCTGGTTCTTCCACCATCTCCCCCGGCCCCTGCACCGCGCGGAGGCCGCCGCCAACCACGTCACCCAACTCGTCGTGCCGTTCCTGCTGTTCACCCCGCAGCCGATCGCCACGGCCGCCGCTTCCCTGATGATCCTCACCCAGCTGTGGCTGGTGCTGTCGGGCAACTTCTCCTGGCTGAACTGGATCACCATCGCGCTGGCCCTGTCGGCGCTCCGGCTCCCGGACACCGCGCCCTCGGTGCCGGACGCGCCCGTGTGGTACTCGGCCGTCGTGCTGGCGGTCTCCGCGGTGCTGCTCGCCCTCAGCTACCGCCCGGTGCGCAACATGATCTCCCGGCGCCAGGTGATGAACCGCTCCTTCGACCCGCTCCATCTGGTCAACACATACGGCGCGTTCGGCAGCGTCAGCCGGGTCCGCTACGAGGTGGTGATCGAGGGCACCGCCGACGACGTACCGCGTGCGGACTCCGACTGGCGGGAGTACGAGTTCAAGGGCAAGCCCGGCGATCCCCGGCGCTGGCCGCGGCAGTTCGCGCCGTACCACCTCCGGCTGGACTGGCTGATGTGGTTCGCGGCGCTGTCGCCGGCGTACGCGGGTTCCTGGTTCGGCACGCTGGTGGAGCGGCTGCTGGAGAACGACCGGGCCACGCTGAGGCTGTTGCGCAGGTCCCCGTTCCCGCCCGACGCGCCGCCCCGCTATGTCCGCGCCCGTCTCTTCCGCTACCGCTACACGACCTGGCGGGAGTTGCGGGAGACGGGCGCCTGCTGGGAGCGGACGTATGTGCGGGAGTTCCTGCCGCCGACCCGGCTGGCGGCGGAGCGCGCCTATCCGTAA